Genomic DNA from Penaeus monodon isolate SGIC_2016 chromosome 40, NSTDA_Pmon_1, whole genome shotgun sequence:
cccccccccccccccccccccccccccccccccccccccccccccccgccccccccccccccccccccccccccccccccccccccccccccccccccccccccccccccccccccccccccccccccctctctctctctctctctcctctctctctctcttctctctcttctctctctctctctctctctctctctctctctctctctatctctctctctctcttatctctctctccttatcttctctctttttcctctctctctttttctctctctattctcatctatctttctctctctctctctctctctctctctctctctctctctctcatctctctctctcatccttactctctctctctctcttctctctcttagatattatatatatatatatctatatatatctataataatatatataaatggtgtatatataataaatgtatagtatatatatagatatatatatatatatatatatatattatatatatataatgtgtttatatatatatatatatatatatatatatatataaagggagatatatatatatatatatgtatgtgtatataatatatatatatgatatgtatatatatgttatgtgtatatatatatatatatatgtatgatatatatatatatatatataataatatatatatatatatattataatatatatatatatatatatattatatatatatatataatatgtatgtgtatatgtatatatatgtatgtgtaatatatatataatgatatattatatatatattatacatatatatatatatatatacatctataatattatatatatatatatatatatatatatatatatatataatatatatttttgtgtatatatgtatatgtatttttttctctctctcattctctctctctctctcattctcctcatctctcatttctctctctcttcggtctctctctcattctctctactctctctctcattctctctctctgctctctcctttctctctctcttctctctctctctctctagctctctctctctctcgtgtctcctctctctctctactctctctctctcctcctctcttctctctctccctctccgtcgtctgtctgtctgtctgtctgtctctctctctgtctctctctctctcttgtctctctctcttctctctctctctctctcttctaatctctctctttctcttatatatatatattttatatatatatatataatatatatatatatataatatatatatatatatatatctatatatatatatataatgtatatatatatttgtgtatatatggatatattttttgttatgttttattggaattatatatgtatttatttaaatatctatatatatatatatattatactaattataaatatatatatatctatatatatctatctatacttatataatatatatatataagtataagtacaatatatatatatatatatatcatatatatcatatattttttttatatatatgtatatataaaatatatatattacataatatatatatatatatatatataatatatatataatatatatatataatatatatattgtacatgaatatataatgtgtatctatatacaaatacatatacatacttatatgtatatttatatgtgtgtttgtgtgtgtgtgtgtgtgtgtgtgtgtgtgtgtgtgtgtgtgtgtgtgtgttttttgtgtgttgtgtgtggtgtatttatgatgtatgtggttgtgtgtgtatatatatataatatatatatataatatatatatataatatatagatagatatatatatacaaacacatacacacacaacatatacatacacatatatatgcatatatttttatatgtatatatatatttatattcatatgtatgtatgtatatgtatattcatatgtatgtatgtatatgtatatatttgtatgtaaatgtccatgtacatatatatatatatatatatatatatatatatatatatatatatatatatatatatatatatatatgaataaatatacatgtttatttatataaaatatgtatggtgtgtgtatttatgtatatatattttatatataaatgtgtatatttatatatatacatgtttatttatgttacatatgtatgttgtgtgtataatatatatatatatatatatatatatatatatatatatatatatatatatatatataattaaatatatatatgtaatatataaatatgtatgtatataattatataagatatatgcacacaaatacacacacacacacacacacacacacacacacacacacacacacacacacacacacacacacacacacacacacacacacgcacacacacacacgcacacacgcacacgcacacacacacacacacacacacacacacacacacacacacacacacacacacacacatacacacacacatacacatacacacatacacacacacatacgcacacacacacacacacacacacatatatacatacatacatacatatatgcacacatatatacatacatacacagacacatacacacacacacacatacacacacacacacacacatacatacatacatacacatacacacatacacatacacacatacacatacacatacacacacacacacacatacacatacacatacatacacacacacatacacacacacacacacacacatacgtgtgtatttgtgtttatgtgtgtatttgtttatatatatttgttcttcaaTTTAATTTCATCTGTTTATTGTATGGTTTGCTGTATGAGGACTGAACTAGCATTTATTTGCCCTCAAACCAGTGACAAAGCTGAGTTGAATCAGTGTGTGCAAGACTTGAGGAGGGAGGATATTTACACATGTGTGATACAATATAGGCATGCTCTGTTGTTTCCAGAAAAGTTTTGTGCTGAATTGATACTGGAATGACTTGGCCTGTACTCCAAATGTGATATAGAAATCTCTTGTTAGGGAAGACTAGGAATTTGCAGCAACATGTAAGCATTGCTGTGTATTGTTACTCAGAAATTCCATATGCAAGATGCTGCATGTAATGTTTTGCTGCAATATGTTGAAGCACTGAAGATGACCAGGAAAAGGAAGGATGTCTGGTTGCTAGACTTTTTCGACAGAGGTTCTCAGTCTTGCTGACTGGACTTTCCTCTGTCCTGCACTTGTATGTTATTTTGGcccataaagaagaagaaaaaagctatAGAGACTGCTTTTTTGCTCAAAGATGGCACAGCCTTATGAGCCTGAGCCATTTACTGGCATGAAAATTTCATTActgcatatgatgataaaactCCTTGCTCTTCGTAATATGTTTAATTGGAACAGATTACAGgttcttgccccttttttttaccatataccAATTAGAGAATTACAAGCAATTTGGTAGTTTTCAGTGTCTGATGATGAATTTAGGAAAGGTATTAACTGATTACTTAGTATGTTCATCACTTCATTATCACTTACCTGCTTTCAGGTTCAATGAATGAGTGATGATCACCATGCCTTTCTACTTCAATTATTTAATTATGAtatctaaaacatatatacaaagagaagGTATTGTTGGAAAAGCTGACGATTCAGAAATCTTACATTGAAATTTTGATGATGAAAAGGTTATAGAATGCATTAATCTTTTTGCATTTGTAACGTGTATATCATCATGCCTGTTTTTATTCATCGTATAATGTGAAACTTGCATGAGCCCTATAGAATATGCTGAATAGactattatgaaaagaaaaataaagggaggtTTCACAGGATATTTTGGTAATGAGTGGTCAAGTGACTATCGCTTAGCACATTTCAATTTCagctttttattgtttatttatttattattaccagtatttttGTGGATATAtgcagaaatgtgtgtgtgtgtgtgtgtgtgtgtgtgtgtgtgtgtgtgtgtgtgtgtgtgtgtgtgtgtgtgtgtgtgtctgtctgtctgtctgtctgtctgtctgtctgtctgtctgtctgtctgtctgtctgtctgtctgtcttggtgtaaaatgtatatgaatttatttgtATGTTGGTTAGTATGTGTTGTAAACTCATATCAGAGTTTCTTTTAGTTATACTAGCTGTGTAAATGTGTCATCGTTTTCttattttgaaatgtgggtttttgAGCTTTCATACTTAAATAGAAAAAGTCCTGGCAgggacatatacaatatatagcagATAAACCTGTAGAGAGACTATTTAGATATTTGGTAATCTTGAATGGTGTTGGGCataattaatcttattttctttatttttttttttatccaagtaAATAGGATTTTTGAGAGAAATTGAGGAGCTTGACCAGGGTctctgccagtttttttttttttttttgttttttttagtatattgttattttttaatcttcattGAAAAATAACCAAATGTATGCCTTCAGATTCTTCCACATCACAAAGCAAGATGAAGACAACTACAGAGCTTCAGGGGAAATCTCTCCCCACGTGGTGGACCAAGCTGTTCGCAAAGCCCTCTTCTTGGATGTGGCACTTACAGGAACAAGACCCACATGCAAGGTAAAGAAGCTTGATGAATAGGATTCATTGTGGTACTTGTAGGAATTTTCATTGTGACAAGTATAGAAATCAGGGTTTTTCATTGTGTCTATAGCTGAAAGGGAGGATTTTTCATTTTGGTAATAGGTATAAAAAAAGGATTGTTCATGAAAGAGAATTGTTCTTTGTTATAGTTGGAAAGAAAGACTACTCATTGATGAACATCATTAACTCTTTGCTGCTGGGTGGCATGTACatgcatgccatggcatgccaaGGACTATATTCTGGTTGGCATGTGCATATGTTCCATTGTGCGCAGGTCCCGTTTTCTGGGGGTATGTACAATCATGACAAGCACACCATGGTGCCAGCATGATTCCCTGTCAGCAGGGCCTGGCCCACTATGAACACAGCCTGGGGGAGAGAGCTTTTGCATCAGGAAACCAcctggcagcattgggttaagttTATGAAGTTGGCATGAAAGAAGATCAGTAATTCTTCTGGGAAGGACTGTTtgtatgattttcatttttctcattatgtCATATTATAGGactagataatgattataatggtaatatcaaagaATTCACAGGCCCATGTAGAATCATTCATATGCATTTGCAATAAAAGATGCAGGACATTGCATAGGCTTAAGTTAGCATTTAATGCAGTGGTTCCCAAACTGGGGTAGCACCCTGGGCTGCCATGGGCATTACCCAAGATTGAAGAATAATTTATTCACTTCTAAGGAAAGGTTAATTTGtgtgggatgagggaagggaagaaaaggggctgTAGAGAAATCCTGAATTAATTCAGCATGCTAGCACTAAAAAATGTGAACCACTGATATGATTTATAGTCATATAGGTTATTCATTAGAATGAGGTTTTCAAATGTATTTATTTGAGTatagcttttcttttttctttttttcattgcaaaATGTAGTTGAATAGAAGATATTACTAACAATACAGCAGCCTCTTTAAACAATTTTGTGTAATTTATTGCACTCCAAGATgatggctatttttttttttttttttttttttttttttttttttttttttttttttttttgcacagttCTTAGGAAATTGATTCATTATGATTTTGTTAAACTATTTTGTCTTTTGTACTGAAACATGGAGTGACTTCTTTCAgattttattatggttgttattaatatgataatgaatgtatTTGTTTCTGATGTGGAAAATGCAACACATTACAGTTATCTGTATTGTCTCAATTTACATAGTTTTCCACTATTTATTTTGTTGTCTATCACATTATATTCTCTATCTTgagttttttatttactgttaacAAATAATGTAGTTCAGAATGTTATTTGTTGAATTTTGAGTTATATGATCTCTTGTCATTAATAAGTAATCATTAAGCAATTTGTTAGAAGAGAAAGTTCATAATGTCAAcattctctttgcttttcttttttcaaaggaATTCCTGAAGGGTGTCTGTAACATGCAGAATTGCCGGTTCCGTCACCTGAGTCGGAGAGAGTACGAGGATGAGGTTTTCCATTCTCTTCAGGATGAGTTTGAGATTGTTCTTGGTCCTCCTGAGAGACAGCAGTCACCAGGTATGAATATGTTCAGGTCCTTCAGTGGTTATCAAGACACCCCAAAGTATGGTGCCTCACCGGTCAACTTCCGTGATGAGATGCTGGGAGGAGAAGACCTCCGCACAACACTCTTGGCCCGCACAGAGTTTGAGCCAGAAACCAAGAGGATGAGGCATTACTCAGATGAACCAATGTTCTCACAGCAAGAGGACTACAGCAACAACCAAAGAAGATGGGACGAGAGGATGGACTATGATCGTCAGGATTTCAGCTCTTATGATACAGAGCGCCTTATGCAGGAAATTTTCAACCTCAGGAATGATAACTTAGAACTAAAAAGAAGCTCTCAGCAACAGATCATGGAACTTAGGGAAGAACTTAATGCAATTGCACAAGAAAATACAAACTTTCGCCTGGAAAACTCAAACCTCCGTTCAAGTACATCTATGAATGCAAACCAGAAATCAGCTATAGATAAACTTATTGCAACCAACAACACATTTATGCTGGATAATAGAAAATTCCAGGAGACAGTACGCAAGTTAGAGCGAGAGAACAGTGACATGCGGAAATCCCTAGAGTCAAAGCAAAAAGCCAAGAATTCTGAACTTGACCGCAAAGTTGAAAATCTTGATAAAGAGAATCGAGAGATCAGAGAGTCTCTTGCAAGGACAACTTCAGCCCTAAAGAAAGTCCAAGAAGAGAAGGCCAAAGTGGAGCAGCACTTGCAGGAATTACGGGCAAAGCTGCAGGATTTCGAGTCGAGGGCGCAGAGGAAGGATGAGCATTACCACAACACCCAAGGATCAAGCCGCAGGGATGACTACCCAGCAGACCAAGTAATACTACTGTCATACTTGTTTACTTTGTTTtagaatatatgacatataattcAGATAATGTGGCTttttgatactatttttttttgtgtgtgtgtgtgtgtccttcactctttttctaatctctctcactcctctcacttTCCTAGTCTGATTGCCACTCTCATTCATTATTTTAAGTATATGCTAACTGATACTGATATTTTCCATTTACTTACACCAGATGAACAAAATTAGAGGTTCGCATGTGCAAGGACTTGATCGCCGAAACAACGACTCTGGCTTCTATGGCCAGGACATAAAGGACCAGGACATGCGTAGCATTGGCGCACGGGGACAAGAGAGATATGAGCCAGAAGTGCAGCGCACAAATAGCAGGAGTCGGTACAATCAGGTGGAAAGTATTAGAGGACAAGATCTCCATGGCATTGAGATTTGTGGACAAGATGCAAGAAACTCAGACATGAGAGTTCCAAATATTCGTGGAAATGATATCCGTGAGAATGATCTGCGGGGGAATGATGTGCGTGGAAATAACATGCGGGGGAATGATGCCCGTGGCCAGGAGATGGACCGGTCAAGGCAAGGATGGTCAACGCCTAACAACTCATCCCAGCAGCCTATGTGGTCGGGTAGCAAGGATGTTCTCCCTGTACCGTCAGGGGATGGGCCCAACCGGACTGGTAGCCTTCTTGGTGAATATCAGCCAATGAATGACCGTTTCAGACCACAGTCCTACCCACCTGTATCCAAAGGACAAGGCCTGCTGAGGACTCCTGCAGATTTCCCTGGATACAACAATCAGAACATATCCCAAGGTCTCCTAGATACACCCAGCGACCACCACAAAAAAGATTCCCAGTTTTCTTCACAGCGGTTTGAGGAGAGGGAGTACCGGCTAGGCTACAACAGCGAGACCAGTAATGACCCCTATGGATTGGAAATGCGACGTCCCACTACATCTCAGATATGGCAACAGGGAGGTGATTCTATGAAGGGGAGAGGCATGGGGCAAAGTTGGGGACGTAGAGGAAACACAAATCAGAATTTCTAATTCCCCTATATATTTATGCAAGCTTGTTATGAATATaacattaattttgttttgtttttgaaaacaaaaaaaaaaagaattattttatttatctttgtgtcCACTTGTTTAATGCAcaaccatttttgttttttgaggttAGAAGGTATAGATTTGCTCCAAAAATTTCACGTTCTGTGTgtcatttattatgtaatataatattggaAATATGATTTTCACAAAATCTGTAAGCAGTTTGGTCCAGCAGTTCTCACTGCTTTGTACAATATAATGGAATGATATTTTGGAATTATAATTATGCAGGTTTTTATTTCAACATATTCTCTTGATAATGGTATTAGTAGGAAGATTGTTACCAGTAGCCCccattatgtgtacacacacacacacacacacacacacacacacacacacacacacacacacacacacacacacacacacacacacacacacacacacacacacgtatgtatgtatatatgtatatatgtatgtatttatatatttgtgtatgtatatatgtatgtatgtatatatgtatatatatgtatataatgtatatatatgtatatgtatatatatgtatatgtatatatatgtatatatatgtatatatatatataatatatatagtatataaaatagtatatataatatatatatatatataacataatacatatcataatacatatactattacatatcaataataataatacataatacataatatatatttaatatatatatattaaaaaaaaaaaaagtatatatatgtataaatatatatgtatatatatatgtatatatatatataatatagtaatataatatactatatataatataataatattatatatataataatatatatatatatgatataatatatagtatatataatatatagatatatagtatataatatatatatatataaatataatatatatatatatatatatatatattatattatatatataatattaatatatatatatatatatatatatataatatattatattattatatagtatatatcgataatatatctaACAGTATAATCTATGTACAAAACTATTcattataaattaatagatatatgtggaTATCctgataggtatataatatattatataatatatatatatatatatatatacatatatatatatatattatattatatatatataataattatatattatatataatatttatatatattgagatatatataataatatatatatatatatataatatatatatatatatatactaatatatatatatactataataatatatatatatatatatattattatatatatagatataatatatattatgtatataatattatatatatatatatataatatataattagtatatattatatatattaatatatattatatatatagtaattatatatatatataatattatatatattatatattatatatatatatattatatatatattatatattatatatatatatatatatttatatatatatttatatatatatatattatatatatatattatatattatataatatatatatatatatatatatatatatatatatatattataatgttatatatatatatatatatatatatagatatatatatagatagatagatagatatatatatattccttagctTTAGATTTATCAAGAGCATCCCATTTTTATCTTCAGATGTTGTTGAAGGATTAACGTTAATAGTTAAGTTggaattttttctcttctctgtatatTACGGAGATTATTATCTAttgagaattatataaaaaaaatatcagtttttCACAGAATAGCAGtctaaatggtttttttttttttctataatttgatgtattttattttggaaaaatcaTCCACATACAACAGGGAAATATCTAAACCATTTGTATATCATATGGAATGAAATTATTACATCTAGAACTAGGAAGTTTGAAACAGCTGCTTAGGTGACATAATTTTCTAATAAACTTAACATCAGCCAAACTTTTAAAAAGGTAGAGTGGAGCTTCCAGCCAATATTACAATCTTTCTTGTCATTATAAAAGATGGAGCTTCTCAAGATTATTAGTATTGACAGAGAGATTGAAGAAAATCCATCAGGATTGATCATTTCtcaaagaaaaaagtaacagGTTCAGGCTAGGACCTATAGCTGACCCAGAAACTGGATTTTAACTTCATCAAAATTAATCAATCACTTTAGTGTAAATGTTTACTGATACTTATACTAGATACAGTATAAAAGATAAGAATCTtgtgtataaaaaagaaactcAAAACTAGATGGTAAAAGAGAAAGCCATCAACACATGCTAATACAAAGAAGGGAAGAATAAACAAGGCAGCTTTTCATGTCATATCTACCCCCTGCCCATTGTGCCTGTTGCTGTATGGTTGCCTCACTTTGTATATACTGTAGTTGCTATTCCAAATCAGAGGTGAATTTTGGGATGAATCTGCTAAGATGAATCTTCAAGTCTCCTTTATTGATCAAACCTGTTGCAAACATCACTAACTGAGGTGCCGAGAGGTAGTTGTACAGTTGTCAGAAGTTGCCAGAATTTTGCCTACCCTTGAATATGGTTATTTGACCCTTTTTCTCATTTGAAATGTTACTGGGCAGTataagtataaagatatataagctCACCATTTAGCATTACCTATGGGTACTAAAACTTTGACTCTTGTATTATCCTAAACATGGATACCAAATCAAGTTTTGATTGGGAAACCAGTTGAAATTGGTAATTCACACATTGGCAGTTCACACATTGGCAGGGCTGAGTAGTGAGCTTGAAAGTTGAGGGGGATGTGCATGATACCTCAGAGACTGTGTGGTACTAAtagttttgaaagttttttttttttttttgaaagtatatTACTCAAAACATCACTTAGGTGACTTTGACTTTGCCATACTACCCCTGGGTTCCTCACATATTGAGTCCCATGTATGTTTACAGCAATTAATTTTCTTACATAATATGATACTGGAGATATATTAAGCTTTCCTGATAAACTTCAATTATTTATGAATCATATGTGATGCTAGATTTCTAGATTTTCTACCTATCTTTTAAGTATCTCTTTGAAACTCTTGTTTCCTGAAAGAGTCTGCATGAACTTCCAGCATGTTATTGCATTTACATAATGACATATAAATTACTCTTAATATTAGAATTACTAAAAAAAGATAAGGTTCAAAGTTAAAGGCTTTTATTGCTAAAAGTTATtggtattataaattaaaatataaaagggaatatttattgtatatttacagtgtaattaccTTAATATGGAATAGCAGCATCAGCAACTTATAACAGAATGCCTGGCCTGATGTCATGCTTtgcttatgaaaatgaaaaatcttttattattattattatcttttacaatTATGAAAAAGTGAGATTACCTTCAGGAAAAGGATTACATCCCTATAAGGAGTTCTTAAAAATAAgtattaatcattaattttgCCAAACAAACATTTTAGATTCCCTGCAGTCTCTTATTCTTTTCCAAAAATGTTGATAGGAAAGGAAAACACCCcaatttatccttttctttttcctctttgaaGTTGCAGTAAAAATGTAACCTGTGAAAAGCACTCGCTCTGTTGCCAGCATTGAGACttcagaatataaaaaaacaacaggaacTCTGTATTCTTTAAATATCAgtgcttttgtgtatatatgtatgtataagtatgtatgcaggtgtgtatatctatctatctatctatctatctatctatatatgcatgcatgtgtatgaatctatgtttatatgtatgtatacacatgtatgtatctgtacatatatataggcatatattcatatgtaaatatgtatgtatatatattatatatagcatatgtatatgtatctatgtttatgtatgcatgtatacatgtatgtgtatgtatatatgtatttatatgtatatgcagtatatacctgtatgtgtgtgtgtatatatatatatatatatatatatatataatattatatatatatatatatatatatattatatattatatatatatatatatatatatatatatatatatatatatttatttattatatgatattatatatcatttatttctcttctcctatcatctctctcttctctctctctctctctctctctctctctctctctctctctctctctttctctctttctctctttctctctctccacatatattttattaattatatatatacatatatacattcatatacatacctatatacttcTGCtctttatacttacatatatgcaaacatacatgtgtatgcaggTAAAATATGTCAAAGTGTTCTTGTGGTTTGAGCAGAGGTAGAATTTCCTGAAAATGAATGATAACTATGGCAGCAGAAATTTCATTTATGTAGCTCTTCAAAATGCATTGAATAAATTTCGTAACAGTGGAAGCTGTATCAAAGAAACATGATGTAAGGCTGTAATCTATCCACAAACTGAATTTTTATCTCTTACATGTTTATGGGCCTCTTGGGCTACTGtttgtaagaaaaaatatttttccataatGACAAGGAAAAGAGGACAAATTGCTATTAACTGTTTCACCCAACGTTGTAGCAAAAAAATAGAAGTCTAGTttgtaccttttattattattactattattttatttttagttatttttaatatttttatttttggtgaatgCTGAAGATAATATAGAGCATAATTACAATGTTTAGAataccggtatatatatatatatatatatatatatatatatatatatatatatatatatatatatataattttattttattttatttattattattattattatttttattgtttatttttgtttttgttttttaagaaaaaatataggaatatCAGAAGGTACATTTACTGTAGTTTATGCTCCAGGAAAATGATATTAACTGATAAAGGTGTAGAGCTTTTCAGTCCGCataaaaacaatagtattaaCAGAGTTATTGTAAGTTGGAGACAAATGTAGAAATGACCAAGTCCCTCCCCATATCCCTTCCCAAGTAGAGGTTATTTTGAAAAGGGTGCACCAG
This window encodes:
- the LOC119597947 gene encoding uncharacterized protein LOC119597947; this encodes MEKDAKQSESVQSRSGHGRSRQDERNRSRERGRHSRDDRKNLQGQEKEVCRNFLHGRCDRGVLCKFSHPRSNSRGRSTDSGRQRSPVHAPGRNDNTDRVVCRDFVRNMCKRGDECRFYHPPNPEKKGQQSSWLTFCHDFQNGHCSRSDCRFFHITKQDEDNYRASGEISPHVVDQAVRKALFLDVALTGTRPTCKEFLKGVCNMQNCRFRHLSRREYEDEVFHSLQDEFEIVLGPPERQQSPGMNMFRSFSGYQDTPKYGASPVNFRDEMLGGEDLRTTLLARTEFEPETKRMRHYSDEPMFSQQEDYSNNQRRWDERMDYDRQDFSSYDTERLMQEIFNLRNDNLELKRSSQQQIMELREELNAIAQENTNFRLENSNLRSSTSMNANQKSAIDKLIATNNTFMLDNRKFQETVRKLERENSDMRKSLESKQKAKNSELDRKVENLDKENREIRESLARTTSALKKVQEEKAKVEQHLQELRAKLQDFESRAQRKDEHYHNTQGSSRRDDYPADQMNKIRGSHVQGLDRRNNDSGFYGQDIKDQDMRSIGARGQERYEPEVQRTNSRSRYNQVESIRGQDLHGIEICGQDARNSDMRVPNIRGNDIRENDLRGNDVRGNNMRGNDARGQEMDRSRQGWSTPNNSSQQPMWSGSKDVLPVPSGDGPNRTGSLLGEYQPMNDRFRPQSYPPVSKGQGLLRTPADFPGYNNQNISQGLLDTPSDHHKKDSQFSSQRFEEREYRLGYNSETSNDPYGLEMRRPTTSQIWQQGGDSMKGRGMGQSWGRRGNTNQNF